In Cloacibacterium caeni, a single window of DNA contains:
- a CDS encoding exosortase F system-associated membrane protein has translation MRKILNWLFVFVGILGLISVRFLEDKIFYDPFLAFFKGDYKVATIPDFDSVKLMISHLLRFFLNLFFSAVVVHFMFLNKKWTLQAVALMTIAFLFFFPIYLWCLYSKMEVGYLFTFSVRRFVIQPVILLLIIPIFYYRKKLGKN, from the coding sequence ATGAGAAAAATTCTTAATTGGCTGTTTGTTTTCGTAGGGATTTTAGGATTAATTTCTGTACGTTTTTTAGAAGATAAAATTTTCTACGACCCATTTTTAGCATTTTTCAAAGGAGATTACAAAGTGGCAACAATTCCAGATTTTGACTCGGTGAAATTAATGATAAGTCATTTGTTAAGATTTTTTTTGAATTTATTTTTCTCGGCAGTTGTAGTTCATTTTATGTTTTTAAATAAAAAATGGACTTTGCAAGCTGTTGCTTTAATGACGATAGCGTTTTTATTTTTCTTCCCGATTTATCTTTGGTGTTTGTATTCAAAAATGGAAGTAGGTTATCTTTTTACCTTTTCGGTGAGGAGATTCGTGATTCAACCGGTAATTTTACTGTTGATTATTCCAATTTTCTACTACAGAAAAAAACTTGGAAAAAATTAA
- a CDS encoding RapZ C-terminal domain-containing protein: protein MNKLNIDIYSFSYKKGGIPVDNSGNGGGFVFDCRGILNPGRIEEYKPQTGNDKGVQEFLETKTEMPQFIDLIKNLVSITINDYIARGFDHLQIAFGCTGGQHRSVYCAIKLGEFLQGKYPELVNVSVTHNEQPQLN from the coding sequence ATGAATAAACTAAACATAGACATTTACAGTTTTTCTTATAAAAAAGGTGGAATACCAGTAGACAACAGTGGAAATGGTGGCGGTTTTGTATTCGATTGTAGAGGAATTCTCAATCCGGGAAGAATAGAAGAATACAAACCTCAAACTGGCAATGATAAAGGCGTTCAAGAATTTCTAGAAACCAAAACTGAAATGCCTCAATTTATAGACCTCATCAAAAATTTAGTAAGCATTACCATCAATGATTATATCGCTCGTGGTTTTGACCATTTGCAAATTGCTTTTGGTTGTACTGGTGGTCAACACAGAAGTGTGTATTGCGCCATTAAACTAGGCGAATTTTTGCAGGGAAAATATCCAGAATTGGTAAATGTTAGTGTAACACATAACGAACAGCCTCAACTTAATTAA
- the nadC gene encoding carboxylating nicotinate-nucleotide diphosphorylase, with product MKRPHYVTDKALKQFIKSALEEDIQSGDHSTLSTIPKELVQSAKLLVKEDCILAGVELAEIIFKTFDKDLKVEVFIKDGENAKVGDIAFIVTGSARSILSTERLVLNCMQRMSGIATLTHEWDSRLLGTKTKLLDTRKTTPNFRICEKWAVAIGGGTNHRYGLYDMIMLKDNHIDYNGSITNAVKMTQDYLKKNKLKLKVEVETRNLAEVEEAAKLAGKGIDRIMLDNMDVKTMTEAVKIIAGKCETEASGGISRDQLNEIARTGVTYISAGALTHSAENIDLSLKAIKN from the coding sequence ATGAAACGTCCACATTACGTAACCGATAAAGCCTTAAAACAATTTATAAAATCTGCTTTAGAAGAAGATATTCAAAGCGGTGACCACTCTACTCTTTCAACTATTCCTAAAGAATTGGTACAAAGTGCTAAACTTTTGGTAAAAGAAGACTGTATTTTGGCTGGTGTAGAATTAGCAGAAATTATTTTTAAAACTTTTGACAAAGATTTAAAAGTAGAGGTTTTTATTAAAGATGGAGAAAATGCTAAAGTTGGCGACATTGCTTTCATCGTTACTGGAAGTGCGCGTTCTATCCTTTCTACCGAAAGATTAGTGCTGAATTGTATGCAAAGAATGAGCGGAATTGCTACTTTAACTCATGAATGGGACTCTAGACTTTTAGGAACCAAAACCAAATTGCTTGATACGAGAAAAACTACTCCAAATTTCAGAATTTGCGAAAAATGGGCAGTTGCAATAGGTGGTGGAACCAATCACAGATATGGATTGTATGACATGATCATGCTGAAAGACAATCATATAGATTACAACGGAAGCATTACCAATGCAGTGAAAATGACGCAAGACTACCTCAAAAAAAATAAATTAAAACTAAAGGTAGAAGTAGAAACCCGAAATCTAGCCGAAGTAGAAGAAGCTGCAAAACTTGCAGGAAAAGGAATTGATAGAATTATGCTAGATAATATGGATGTAAAAACCATGACAGAAGCGGTAAAAATAATTGCAGGAAAGTGTGAGACCGAAGCTTCTGGAGGAATTTCTAGAGACCAACTAAACGAAATCGCCAGAACAGGTGTCACTTATATTTCGGCAGGAGCACTTACCCATTCCGCAGAAAATATAGATTTAAGTTTAAAAGCCATAAAAAATTAA
- a CDS encoding aspartate-semialdehyde dehydrogenase, translating into MKIAVVGATGMVGQVMLKVLEERNLPITELIPVASEKSVGKKITFKSKQYDIVSMETAISMKPEIAIFSAGGSTSLEYAPKFAEVGCTVIDNSSAWRMDPTKKLVVPEINAHVLTKEDKIIANPNCSTIQMVMVLNPLHLKYKVKRVIVSTYQSVSGTGKAAVDQLNAEIANAVNPGSVEVNAVYPYQIFKNALPQCDVFDADDYTKEELKLIKEPKKIMGDDSIKITATAVRIPVQGGHSESVNIEFENDFDLEEVKNILANTPGVVLQDDVENKVYPMCFYSEGKDEVFVGRIRRDLSQPNTLNCWIVADNLRKGAATNAVQIAEYLIANQLA; encoded by the coding sequence ATGAAAATCGCAGTAGTAGGCGCAACCGGAATGGTAGGCCAAGTTATGTTGAAAGTTTTGGAAGAAAGAAATCTTCCTATTACAGAATTAATTCCTGTAGCGTCAGAAAAATCTGTAGGAAAGAAAATCACTTTCAAGAGTAAACAGTATGACATCGTTTCTATGGAAACTGCGATTTCTATGAAACCTGAAATTGCTATTTTCTCTGCAGGAGGTTCTACTTCACTAGAATACGCTCCTAAATTTGCTGAAGTAGGTTGCACCGTGATAGACAATTCTTCGGCTTGGAGAATGGACCCTACAAAAAAATTAGTAGTTCCAGAAATTAACGCTCACGTTTTAACCAAAGAAGATAAAATCATCGCAAACCCTAATTGCTCTACCATTCAAATGGTGATGGTTCTTAATCCTCTTCATTTAAAATACAAAGTAAAAAGAGTAATCGTTTCTACTTACCAATCGGTTTCAGGAACAGGAAAAGCTGCTGTAGACCAACTGAACGCAGAAATTGCAAATGCTGTAAATCCTGGTTCTGTAGAAGTAAACGCTGTTTATCCTTACCAAATTTTCAAAAATGCTTTACCACAGTGTGACGTTTTTGATGCAGATGATTACACCAAAGAAGAGCTTAAACTCATCAAGGAACCTAAAAAAATCATGGGTGATGATTCTATTAAAATTACAGCAACTGCGGTGAGAATTCCTGTACAAGGAGGTCACTCAGAAAGCGTAAACATAGAATTTGAAAATGATTTTGACTTAGAAGAAGTTAAAAATATTCTAGCCAATACTCCAGGAGTTGTTCTTCAAGATGATGTAGAAAATAAAGTTTATCCTATGTGTTTCTACTCTGAAGGAAAAGACGAAGTTTTCGTAGGAAGAATCAGAAGAGACCTTTCTCAGCCAAACACTCTGAACTGCTGGATTGTAGCAGACAATCTGAGAAAAGGCGCCGCAACGAACGCGGTACAAATCGCAGAATATCTCATTGCAAACCAATTAGCATAA
- a CDS encoding TIGR00730 family Rossman fold protein, translating into MLDDNASEDKRLQESLRQKTWDETVTKDSWMVFKVMSEFVDGYEKLAKIGPCVSIFGSARLKPEDPYYQMAVDIARKITEIGFGVITGGGPGIMEAGNKGAREGNGKSIGLNIELPFEQNFNAFIDKPYSINFDYFFVRKVMFVKYSQGFIVLPGGFGTLDELSEALTLIQTHKIGRFPIVLVGTEFWSGLLDWFTGTLLKNHLIKEEDLSLFRVVDTADEAVAHIKAFYDKYSVSVNF; encoded by the coding sequence ATGCTAGACGATAACGCATCAGAAGATAAAAGATTACAAGAAAGTTTAAGACAAAAAACTTGGGACGAAACCGTAACCAAAGATTCTTGGATGGTTTTCAAAGTGATGTCTGAATTTGTAGATGGCTACGAAAAACTAGCCAAAATAGGACCTTGTGTTTCTATTTTCGGTTCTGCAAGGTTAAAACCAGAAGACCCTTATTATCAAATGGCGGTAGATATTGCCAGAAAAATTACGGAAATCGGTTTCGGTGTTATTACAGGAGGTGGTCCTGGAATTATGGAAGCAGGAAACAAAGGAGCGAGAGAAGGCAACGGAAAATCCATTGGATTAAACATAGAATTGCCATTTGAACAGAATTTTAATGCTTTTATAGATAAGCCTTACTCGATTAATTTTGATTACTTTTTCGTAAGAAAAGTGATGTTTGTGAAGTATTCTCAAGGCTTCATCGTTTTACCTGGAGGTTTCGGAACGCTGGATGAACTTTCGGAAGCATTAACATTAATTCAGACGCATAAAATCGGTAGATTCCCAATTGTTTTGGTGGGAACAGAATTTTGGAGCGGACTTCTGGATTGGTTTACCGGAACTTTGCTGAAAAATCATTTGATTAAAGAAGAAGATTTAAGTCTTTTCCGAGTGGTAGATACAGCAGATGAAGCCGTGGCTCACATTAAAGCTTTCTACGATAAATACTCTGTAAGTGTAAATTTCTAG
- a CDS encoding cation diffusion facilitator family transporter: protein MEVATINKNKQKFTFQRNVAIIGVILFIGKLIAWHLTNSDAVFSDAMESIVNIISAFMGLYSLYLAAQPKDENHPYGHGKVEFVTSGVEGSLIIFAGIMIIVEAVDSLLHGNTLKKLDYGILIVLATAIINYLMGYFSIKKGERDNSVVLISSGKHLQSDTWTTLGVVISLVLVYFTKIYWIDAAVALVFGSYIIFVGYKIVRKSLSGIMDEADPDLLKAVVEVLSINRKKEWIDIHNMKIQQYGSGLHIDAHITLPWYDTLRESHQEMENIIKTLASETERHVEFNFHMDDCKPHSCEICQLECAHRIHTFKKKIEWTPESVSQVSKHCLENNP from the coding sequence ATGGAAGTCGCTACCATCAATAAAAACAAACAAAAATTTACTTTCCAGAGAAATGTAGCCATAATAGGTGTCATTTTATTCATAGGAAAACTGATTGCATGGCATCTTACCAATTCTGATGCTGTTTTTTCAGATGCAATGGAAAGTATTGTGAATATTATTTCGGCTTTCATGGGATTATATTCCTTGTATTTAGCGGCTCAACCGAAAGACGAAAACCATCCTTATGGTCACGGAAAAGTAGAGTTTGTAACTTCTGGAGTAGAAGGTTCGCTGATTATTTTTGCAGGGATTATGATTATTGTAGAAGCTGTGGACAGTTTGCTTCATGGCAATACTTTAAAAAAATTAGATTATGGAATTCTTATTGTTTTAGCAACTGCCATTATCAATTATTTGATGGGATACTTCTCCATCAAAAAAGGAGAAAGAGATAATTCTGTGGTTCTTATTTCTTCAGGAAAACATCTTCAATCCGACACTTGGACAACTTTGGGCGTAGTCATCAGTTTAGTTCTAGTGTATTTTACTAAAATTTATTGGATAGATGCAGCCGTAGCTTTGGTTTTTGGTTCTTACATCATCTTTGTAGGGTACAAAATTGTAAGAAAATCACTCAGTGGAATTATGGATGAAGCAGACCCAGATTTATTGAAAGCTGTAGTAGAAGTTCTCTCCATAAACCGAAAAAAAGAATGGATTGACATTCATAACATGAAAATCCAACAATACGGAAGCGGTTTACATATCGACGCTCACATTACGCTTCCTTGGTATGATACGCTTAGAGAATCTCACCAAGAAATGGAAAACATCATCAAAACTTTAGCATCAGAAACAGAAAGACACGTAGAGTTTAACTTCCATATGGATGATTGCAAACCACATTCTTGCGAAATTTGTCAACTAGAATGTGCGCACAGAATTCATACTTTTAAAAAGAAAATAGAATGGACTCCAGAAAGCGTTTCTCAAGTTTCGAAACATTGCCTGGAAAACAATCCTTAA
- the xrtF gene encoding exosortase family protein XrtF produces MKDFKEILWVLLRFLGIWLLLFLLYQWYLNQFSGNIDGFTKIISDQSAFLLNFTGYETVTKDFPSHETVQFYINGKVATRMVEGCNAVSVMIMFLAFVFAFYKGVKTFYFAFAGIVLLYILNLFRIYVLNVIVVDFPALTKPAHDYFFPAIIYGGVVVLWLIWINKFVITHEKNS; encoded by the coding sequence ATGAAAGATTTCAAAGAAATATTGTGGGTTTTGCTTAGATTTTTGGGGATTTGGCTATTGCTATTTCTCCTGTATCAATGGTATCTGAACCAATTTTCTGGAAATATTGACGGCTTTACTAAAATTATTTCTGATCAAAGTGCCTTCTTGCTCAATTTTACAGGTTATGAAACCGTTACTAAAGATTTTCCAAGTCATGAAACCGTTCAGTTTTATATCAATGGAAAAGTGGCGACCAGAATGGTAGAAGGTTGTAATGCGGTTTCGGTGATGATCATGTTTTTGGCGTTTGTTTTTGCTTTTTATAAAGGCGTAAAAACGTTTTATTTCGCTTTTGCAGGAATTGTTTTGCTCTATATTTTAAATCTTTTTAGAATTTATGTGCTGAATGTGATTGTGGTAGATTTTCCTGCATTAACTAAACCTGCGCACGATTATTTTTTTCCTGCGATTATTTATGGTGGAGTAGTGGTTCTGTGGTTAATTTGGATTAATAAATTTGTCATTACCCATGAGAAAAATTCTTAA
- a CDS encoding DUF6702 family protein translates to MKKFIGIIAIGLITMLMSFTLSDFYSSMTKVDYVEGSKTLKFTTKLNSGHIAEVLKINPNTTAFEAEVKRYVNDHFDVYVNGQNKALTFTGSQVNGESVWVYFEANGVSDISSLKIKNNLLLEAYPKQLNLVNIAYKGSQKNMTFMRGKEVNEVSF, encoded by the coding sequence ATGAAAAAATTTATAGGAATAATCGCAATAGGTTTAATCACAATGCTGATGAGTTTTACACTCTCAGATTTTTATTCTTCTATGACCAAGGTAGATTATGTAGAAGGCAGTAAAACGCTAAAATTCACTACAAAATTAAACTCTGGACACATAGCAGAAGTTTTAAAAATTAATCCTAATACTACTGCTTTTGAAGCGGAAGTGAAAAGATATGTAAATGACCATTTTGACGTGTATGTAAACGGACAAAACAAAGCGCTTACGTTTACAGGAAGTCAAGTGAATGGAGAAAGTGTTTGGGTATATTTCGAAGCGAATGGCGTTTCTGATATTTCTAGTTTAAAAATTAAAAATAATCTTTTATTAGAAGCTTATCCTAAACAACTCAACTTGGTAAACATTGCTTATAAAGGTTCTCAAAAAAACATGACCTTTATGCGAGGTAAAGAAGTAAACGAAGTTTCTTTCTAA
- a CDS encoding aminoglycoside phosphotransferase family protein, translating to MKNQEIAQLFFEEFLGEKATAFLALPQSGSARMNFIGKSSNETYVITYNENLLENEAFFYFTQVFSDLKLNTPQIFKINEERKLYIQEFLGEKTLSEIITLEGESERVKSLVKQTLKHLFELQEKTQNKIDFSKTFEYEKYDELPITHDLYYFKNYLIDILELTYHKSTLLKEFKKIVEKIENLAPKSLMIRDFQARNILVNDKDEVFFIDYQAAMEGPALYDVVSFLFQAKANFSENFKNEMLEYYFSFHPLEQRNELEKSLKYCKMIRFIQVLGAYGFRGLIQRKPHFIASLEQGIQNLVEFTKTELEMNEYPELKNLILQLNTTETKNKIQKLIDLNH from the coding sequence ATGAAAAATCAAGAAATAGCTCAACTTTTTTTCGAAGAATTTTTAGGCGAAAAGGCAACCGCATTTTTGGCATTGCCTCAAAGTGGTTCTGCGCGAATGAATTTCATTGGAAAATCCTCGAATGAAACTTACGTGATTACTTACAACGAAAATCTTCTAGAAAACGAAGCGTTTTTCTATTTCACACAGGTTTTTTCAGATTTAAAGTTGAATACACCTCAGATTTTTAAAATCAACGAAGAAAGAAAACTTTACATTCAGGAATTTTTAGGCGAAAAAACACTTTCTGAAATCATCACACTAGAAGGTGAATCTGAAAGAGTAAAATCTTTGGTCAAACAAACATTAAAACATTTATTTGAACTTCAAGAAAAGACCCAAAACAAAATAGATTTTTCTAAAACTTTCGAGTACGAAAAGTATGACGAACTACCAATTACACATGATTTGTACTACTTCAAAAATTATTTGATAGACATTCTAGAGTTGACTTATCACAAATCTACTTTACTGAAAGAATTCAAAAAAATTGTAGAAAAAATAGAAAATTTAGCTCCAAAATCATTAATGATAAGAGATTTTCAGGCAAGAAATATTTTGGTCAATGATAAAGACGAAGTTTTTTTCATCGATTATCAAGCGGCAATGGAAGGACCTGCTCTATACGATGTGGTTTCTTTTCTCTTCCAAGCTAAAGCCAATTTTTCTGAAAATTTCAAAAATGAAATGCTGGAATATTACTTCTCTTTTCATCCTTTAGAACAAAGAAATGAATTAGAAAAATCTTTGAAATATTGTAAAATGATTCGTTTTATTCAGGTTTTAGGAGCCTACGGTTTTAGAGGACTCATTCAGAGAAAGCCTCATTTTATCGCAAGTTTAGAACAAGGAATTCAAAATTTAGTAGAATTTACCAAAACGGAACTTGAAATGAATGAATATCCTGAGCTAAAAAACTTAATTCTACAACTGAACACAACAGAAACTAAAAATAAAATTCAAAAATTAATTGATCTAAACCATTAA
- a CDS encoding GxxExxY protein: MTKKKVTQLSYEIIGLAIKVHKELGAGLLESIYEDCLKYELEKNGYDVKQQLTFPIIYDNKIMETKLVVDLLVNDTVVVELKAIEETLPIHEAQLLTYMKVLKKPQGLLINFFSKNITKSMKPFVNEYFNMLPD, encoded by the coding sequence ATGACAAAAAAGAAAGTAACTCAATTATCATATGAAATAATAGGACTTGCCATAAAAGTTCATAAAGAACTTGGCGCTGGTTTATTAGAAAGTATATATGAGGATTGTTTAAAATATGAGTTAGAAAAAAATGGCTATGACGTGAAACAACAGTTAACTTTTCCTATTATTTATGATAATAAAATTATGGAAACTAAATTAGTTGTTGATTTGTTAGTAAATGACACTGTTGTTGTTGAATTAAAAGCAATTGAAGAAACATTACCAATTCATGAAGCTCAACTTCTAACATACATGAAAGTTCTAAAAAAACCACAAGGATTATTGATAAATTTTTTCTCCAAAAACATCACAAAATCCATGAAGCCTTTTGTTAATGAATATTTTAACATGCTTCCTGATTGA
- a CDS encoding nucleotidyltransferase family protein — MIKKALIFAAGKGTRLKPFTESHPKALALVNDVPLLERNIKYLQSFGVTEFVINVHHFGEQIVEFLEKNNHFGAKIDISDEKDELLETGGGLLFAQKYLENEENFLIMNADILTDLNIHELVKFHETHLPLATLAVSDRNSSRKLFFNSEMVLKGWMNKNSGETKMAEFNNNFKELAFSGIHCINSSIFDKIKRRGKFSIMEEYLDLMFENNILGFQHEARLIDVGRPESVIEAEKYFK, encoded by the coding sequence ATGATTAAGAAAGCGCTCATTTTCGCAGCAGGAAAAGGAACTCGGTTGAAACCTTTTACAGAGAGTCATCCCAAAGCTTTGGCTTTGGTGAATGATGTTCCGTTGCTGGAAAGAAATATAAAATATCTGCAAAGTTTTGGAGTTACAGAATTTGTGATTAATGTGCATCATTTCGGGGAACAAATTGTAGAATTTTTAGAAAAAAACAATCATTTTGGAGCCAAAATTGATATTTCTGATGAAAAAGATGAACTTCTAGAAACAGGAGGAGGCTTGCTTTTTGCTCAAAAGTATCTGGAAAATGAAGAAAACTTCTTGATTATGAATGCTGATATTCTTACTGATTTGAACATTCATGAATTGGTAAAATTCCACGAAACGCATCTTCCATTAGCTACTTTAGCGGTTTCAGACAGAAATTCTTCCCGAAAACTTTTCTTTAACTCAGAAATGGTTTTAAAAGGTTGGATGAACAAGAATTCTGGAGAAACCAAAATGGCAGAATTCAATAATAATTTTAAAGAATTGGCTTTCAGCGGAATACATTGTATTAATTCTTCTATCTTTGACAAAATAAAAAGAAGAGGAAAATTTTCTATCATGGAAGAATATTTGGATTTAATGTTTGAAAATAACATCTTAGGATTTCAGCACGAAGCCAGATTAATAGATGTAGGAAGACCAGAATCTGTGATAGAAGCGGAAAAATATTTTAAATAA
- a CDS encoding TonB-dependent receptor yields MKINYLGKSRLSVVIVLSAASVAFAQKTKDSINSKDIEQVVLTGVADIAKDRKTPVAVSTIKEAQIVEKLGNQEFPEVLNTTPSVYATKSGGGFGDSKINIRGFAQENVAVMINGVPVNDMENGAVYWSNWAGLSDVTSAMQVQRGLGSSKLAIASVGGTINVVTRAADKKQGGIVSLGVANDDYLKTLFAYNSGKMSTGWSTSFLLSRTAGNMYANGTEFEGYNYYWALGYQNGKHDFQFTITGAPQWHNQRSSFITIANYIKYGGVNGGDPNRKYNADWGLLNGEEYSMRRNYYHKPVMSLNWDWNISSASKLNTVVYASFGRGGGTGDTGSVGGKNFSNAAWRLPDGTANFDAIYAANAASTPTAGVLVRRSSINSHNWFGIISSFNQKINDNLKLTAGIDGRYYYGYHYQVVSDFLGATGFRDTTNKNAISTSNPTGQRIIVNSHDATPTWNPFGGKIDPEADMISYWNDGEVLWYGGFGQLEYSNDNLSAFVQGAVSNQGFQRIDHFIVDGVSLLNGTLASPTNQPTAKNPALNTKTGFKNLVGYNIKGGINYNINDHHNVFGNIGYYSKQPFLNAVYPNNKNFLNPNLTNEKIFGAELGYGFRSSAVNLNVNVYRTSWKDRFLRRGNLNIPDPNNAGVTFTNAYANIAGITEIHRGVEVDGSVKVNQYLSFTGMVSVGDWYYEGNATGTYFTETNEEIAGTSFAGTTLYLDKVKVGGSAQNTYAAGFVLEPAKNFKLDGTYRYVNNLYANVNPINFQSQAAGNLGALKLPSFGLFDLGASYKVNLNAKQYFTLRANVYNVFDKVYIAESNTNYQSNLSAADYAAYGSSAPSYTSYVQAGEWNGVSQQNQVFFGFGRTWAATFSFNF; encoded by the coding sequence ATGAAAATCAACTATTTAGGAAAGTCAAGACTTTCTGTGGTTATTGTATTAAGTGCAGCTAGTGTAGCATTTGCGCAAAAAACTAAAGATTCTATCAACTCTAAAGACATCGAACAAGTTGTTCTTACTGGGGTGGCAGATATCGCAAAGGACAGAAAAACTCCAGTTGCTGTTTCTACTATTAAAGAAGCACAAATTGTAGAGAAATTGGGTAACCAAGAATTCCCAGAAGTCCTAAACACTACTCCTTCTGTGTATGCAACTAAATCTGGTGGAGGTTTTGGAGACTCTAAAATTAACATTAGAGGTTTTGCTCAAGAAAACGTAGCGGTAATGATCAATGGGGTTCCTGTAAACGACATGGAAAACGGAGCTGTATATTGGTCTAACTGGGCTGGTCTATCAGATGTAACTTCTGCTATGCAAGTACAGAGAGGTCTAGGTTCATCTAAATTAGCTATTGCTTCTGTCGGTGGTACTATTAACGTAGTAACTAGAGCTGCTGACAAAAAACAAGGAGGAATTGTTTCTTTAGGTGTTGCTAATGACGATTACTTAAAAACTCTATTTGCTTACAATAGCGGTAAAATGTCTACAGGATGGTCTACTTCTTTCCTATTAAGTAGAACTGCTGGTAACATGTATGCTAATGGTACAGAATTCGAAGGATATAATTATTATTGGGCATTAGGTTACCAAAACGGTAAACATGATTTCCAATTTACCATTACTGGTGCTCCACAATGGCACAACCAAAGATCATCTTTCATTACTATCGCTAACTATATTAAATATGGTGGTGTAAATGGTGGTGATCCAAACAGAAAATATAATGCAGATTGGGGACTTCTAAATGGAGAGGAATACTCTATGAGAAGAAACTATTACCACAAACCAGTAATGTCTTTAAACTGGGACTGGAACATTTCTTCTGCTTCTAAACTTAATACAGTAGTTTACGCTTCTTTTGGTAGAGGTGGCGGTACTGGAGATACTGGTTCAGTAGGAGGTAAAAACTTCTCAAACGCAGCTTGGAGACTTCCTGATGGAACGGCTAACTTTGACGCGATTTATGCAGCAAATGCAGCTTCTACACCTACAGCTGGTGTGTTAGTAAGAAGATCTTCTATCAACTCTCACAACTGGTTTGGCATCATCTCTAGTTTTAACCAAAAAATTAATGACAACTTAAAACTTACTGCAGGTATTGATGGTAGATATTACTATGGTTACCACTACCAAGTAGTAAGTGACTTCTTAGGTGCTACTGGTTTCAGAGATACTACTAACAAAAATGCTATTTCTACAAGTAACCCAACTGGTCAAAGAATTATCGTAAATTCTCATGATGCTACTCCTACTTGGAATCCTTTTGGAGGAAAAATTGATCCAGAAGCAGATATGATTTCTTACTGGAATGATGGAGAAGTACTTTGGTATGGTGGTTTCGGTCAGTTAGAATATTCTAATGATAATTTATCAGCATTTGTACAAGGTGCAGTTTCTAACCAAGGTTTCCAAAGAATTGACCACTTTATCGTAGATGGTGTTTCTTTATTAAACGGAACATTAGCATCTCCAACTAACCAACCTACTGCTAAAAACCCAGCACTTAATACTAAAACTGGATTCAAAAATTTAGTTGGTTACAATATTAAAGGGGGAATCAACTATAATATTAATGATCACCATAACGTTTTTGGAAACATCGGTTACTATTCTAAGCAACCTTTCTTAAACGCTGTTTATCCTAACAATAAAAACTTCTTAAACCCAAATCTTACCAATGAAAAGATTTTTGGTGCTGAATTAGGATACGGTTTCCGTTCATCTGCTGTAAACCTTAACGTGAACGTTTATAGAACTTCTTGGAAAGATAGATTCTTAAGAAGAGGTAATTTAAATATTCCAGATCCAAACAATGCTGGTGTAACATTTACTAATGCATATGCTAACATCGCAGGAATTACTGAAATTCACAGAGGTGTAGAAGTAGATGGTAGCGTAAAAGTAAACCAATATTTATCTTTCACAGGTATGGTTTCTGTAGGAGATTGGTATTATGAAGGAAATGCAACTGGTACTTACTTCACCGAAACAAACGAAGAAATCGCTGGAACTAGCTTTGCTGGAACCACACTTTACTTAGACAAAGTAAAAGTAGGAGGATCTGCTCAGAATACTTATGCTGCAGGTTTCGTTCTTGAACCAGCTAAAAACTTCAAATTAGATGGAACATACAGATATGTTAACAATCTATACGCTAACGTAAACCCTATCAACTTCCAAAGTCAAGCTGCTGGAAACCTAGGCGCTCTTAAACTTCCTAGTTTTGGTCTTTTTGATTTAGGTGCATCTTACAAGGTAAACCTTAATGCTAAGCAATACTTTACTCTAAGAGCAAACGTTTATAACGTTTTTGATAAAGTTTACATTGCAGAATCTAACACTAACTACCAGAGCAACCTTTCTGCAGCTGATTACGCAGCTTATGGTTCTTCTGCTCCTTCTTACACAAGCTATGTACAAGCAGGAGAATGGAACGGTGTTTCTCAACAAAACCAAGTTTTCTTTGGATTTGGTAGAACTTGGGCTGCAACATTCTCATTCAACTTCTAA